In a single window of the Magnolia sinica isolate HGM2019 chromosome 7, MsV1, whole genome shotgun sequence genome:
- the LOC131251014 gene encoding uncharacterized protein LOC131251014, translating to MSILWEKSETWRWIVRKTRDSKPFFIGFATLCGVVPGVIGYCVMQATNSRNEQLEAQLRKSARPESLMMGQVNRERLAEYLGELQRKEDTNDRYVAALRGETLTRNPYVRIQPIPKQTADADKEKNAEKEKK from the exons atgtcgaTACTGTGGGAGAAGAGCGAGACATGGAGGTGGATAGTCCGCAAGACACGGGACTCGAAGCCCTTCTTCATAGGGTTCGCGACGCTGTGTGGAGTCGTCCCAGGCGTGATCGGCTACTGCGTGATGCAGGCCACCAACTCCCGCAACGAGCAGCTTGAAGCTCAGCTTCGCAAGTCCGCCAGACCAGAATCTTTG ATGATGGGACAAGTCAATCGGGAGAGACTCGCTGAATATCTTGGGGAGTTGCAGCGGAAGGAGGACACGAATGATCGATATGTAGCTGCTTTAAGAGGAGAGACTTTGACAAGAAACCCTTATGTAAGGATTCAGCCGATACCCAAGCAAACTGCCGATGCTGACAAGGAAAAGAATGCTGAGAAGGAAAAGAAATAA